The window TGAACAATCTTCGAAAAAACAACACTTTTGTAACAGTATTTCTACTAAACGGTTTCCAACTAAAAGGTCTTGTGAAATCCTATGATAATTTTACGGTTTTACTAGAAGTAGATGGCAAGCAGCATTTAATCTACAAACATGCTATCTCAACATTTTCACCTTCAAAAAATGTAGCCGTTACTTCAGATAGTGATGGTAATTGATGACAAAATCGGCTTATTTACTTGCCGATTTTTTTTGTGAAATGGGCCAAAGAATATTTTCTCAGAGGATTTTAACAGAATAGAAACTGTCCGAGTAGGAGGTATTCTGTGACTGATAATATAATGTCAGTGTTGTCTATCGTAATCATGCTCAGTATTTTTTACAAAAATAGAAAATTATTAAAAGAGCTGACAAAATTCCAACTTCTTGGTGCAGCGAGTTGCTATCTTTTCGCAATTCTTGTAACCTTTGTTTTTGTTTTCTATGGAGGCAATTGGGTTGCAGGACAATTCTCAAATACAATCTTTAACTCTATCATTTTTATAGCAGTTATATTGATTGTACTCTATCCAACCGTAAGCATTTTAAACAAATTGTTACATAAAATTACGAACGGGATTCTGCCGAAAGATAAAAAGGAAGTGGGGAGTATAGGATCTCTATCAAAAAATCTCGTTAATTGCGATGGACTCATTTTTTCATTATACTGAGTAGGAGTTGGCTCGTGCTAAGAAAGGGTCCCTAATTCGGACACATAAACACACGTGACTAAATGGAAGTAAATGGAGGATTTTAAGATGAAAACAATGACAACGGATGAATTAATTAATCTGCTTGATGCAAATGAAGATTTAAACATTATTGATGTTCGCGAGGATTTCGAGGTGGAACAGGGCATGATTCCAGGTGCAATCCATATTCCATTAGGCTCAATCCCGGAAAAAGCGCCTGAATTAGACAAATCAAAAGAATACATCATGGTATGTAAAGGCGGCGTACGCAGTGCCAACGCAGGGGAATACTTAGAATCGCAAGGCTTTCAAGTAACGAATCTTGAAGGCGGCATGATGGCTTATGACGGGGAACTAGAGTTTAAGTAAGGTGTTTTAAGTATTGGAGACGGTGAAAAGTGATAATCCCGACAAAATTGAGGATTTTCCTGACACTTTTCTTGATAATTCCGACACTTTCATAGAAACTCCCGACACATTTTCCAATAATCCCTACAATCCAGAAAAGAGCACAGAAATGAGTAGCAATTTACTCATCTATGTGCTCTATTATTTGTATCGATTTTGATTGTTGTACTTTTGGATTTAGTCTCTTCAAGCTTTTTCAATGTTCGCACAGGTAGCTTCCAATGCTTTGTATACGAAAAAACACGTAAAGCGGTGATGGCAATAAATAATGCATATAAGTATATATCCCCATCTAAAAGCTGAAGGCCAATGATTAATCCTGCCCCTGCAGCCCATACTGCATATATTTCATCACGAAGGACTAATGGCTTTCTTCGTGCTAATAAATCACGTATAATTCCTCCACCGGATCCTGTTAGAACAGCCGCAACGATGACAGCACTAATCGGAAGCTCAAGTGAAACAGCGTAAATTGCCCCTTGGATGGCAAAGGCAGATAAGCCAATCGCATCCGTGAAATTTCCCCAGCGGTTCCAGTGTTTAATCAAATGATGAGGAACCAGGAAAAATACCGTAATCGCCGCAATTGCAATTTGAAACATCATTTCTTGGCTCCACAATGTTGAAACTGGTAAACCAATTAGTATGTTTCGTACTGCACCTCCGCCAAAAGCAGTCACAATCCCCAATAAATAAACACCAAACAAATCGTATTCTTCTTCCATGGCTACAATTGCACCAGAAATTGCAAAGGCGATGGTACCAATGATACTAAAAACTTCCCATGCCATAGACATTGCCTCCTTACATGAACATGCAAGTTTGAGAATAGCAGTTTAATAGGTTTTCGTAAAGTAAATTTTTATTAAAATGAATAAAATTTGAATATCAAAAAATTTGCGTAAACAAAATCGCCAAAATTCTAAAATAGTTGAAAAGATAACAGGAATTGTTAAGATAATATAGGACATTAAATAAGCAATACCATTAGATTCGCACAGGCGATTTTTATAGAACGGAGCAATAATTCATGACATTTATTTCAACATTAAAGCCAGAAACACTTCTGCTAGCAAGTGAAGTCGAAGAGAAAATTAAACCGATCCACGCAAAAGTGGACGAAATGGCTTTTTACAATCAACAAAAAGTGCTATCCGCATTCCGTAAGCATCAGGTGAGTGACTTTCACTTACATCCATCAAGCGGCTATGGCTACGACGATGAGGGACGAGATAACTTAGAGCGTGTTTATGCTGAAGTATTCGGTGCGGAAGCAGCCATTGTTCGTGCACAGATTATTTCAGGAACTCACGCTATTACGCTAAGTTTATTCGGCGTATTACGACCTGGTGACGAACTTGTATACATTACAGGAAAACCTTACGATACACTTCAATCCATAGTTGATGGCGGAAAGAAGGATACTGGGTCATTAAAGGATTTCGGTATTGGCTATTCCCATGTCGACTTAATTGAGAATCGTGAAATTGACTGGGACGGGGTGCGTGCTTCCATCAACGAACGCACGAAAATGGTAGCAATCCAACGCTCGAAAGGCTATGCAACTCGTCCTTCCTATTCAATAGAAGCGATTCAAGAAATGTGTGCTAAAATTCGGGAAATCAAAGCCGACGTCATGATCTTCGTTGACAACTGCTACGGGGAATTTGTGGAAGCAATGGAACCAACAGAGGTAGGGGCAGATTTAATGGCAGGTTCATTAATTAAAAATCCAGGCGGGGGCCTAGCGAAAATCGGGGGATACATCGCCGGGCGAGCAGAGTTAGTAGAAAAGTGTGCCTACCGCATGACATCACCAGGGATTGGGGCAGAAGCAGGTGCATCCTTGAACACACTAGCTGACTTTTACCAAGGCTTCTTCCTTGCACCTCACGTAGTGGCGCAAAGCTTGAAAGGGGCAATCTTCACTTCAGCTATGTTAGAGGAAG is drawn from Lysinibacillus sp. SGAir0095 and contains these coding sequences:
- a CDS encoding methionine gamma-lyase family protein, whose protein sequence is MTFISTLKPETLLLASEVEEKIKPIHAKVDEMAFYNQQKVLSAFRKHQVSDFHLHPSSGYGYDDEGRDNLERVYAEVFGAEAAIVRAQIISGTHAITLSLFGVLRPGDELVYITGKPYDTLQSIVDGGKKDTGSLKDFGIGYSHVDLIENREIDWDGVRASINERTKMVAIQRSKGYATRPSYSIEAIQEMCAKIREIKADVMIFVDNCYGEFVEAMEPTEVGADLMAGSLIKNPGGGLAKIGGYIAGRAELVEKCAYRMTSPGIGAEAGASLNTLADFYQGFFLAPHVVAQSLKGAIFTSAMLEEVGMTTYPHYTAQRTDLIQSVSFQTAEQMVAFCQEIQKASPVNAHFAPEPAYMPGYEDDVIMAAGTFVQGSSIELTADGPIRPPYTAFIQGGLTYEHVKYAICSAVQKLR
- a CDS encoding rhodanese-like domain-containing protein, translated to MKTMTTDELINLLDANEDLNIIDVREDFEVEQGMIPGAIHIPLGSIPEKAPELDKSKEYIMVCKGGVRSANAGEYLESQGFQVTNLEGGMMAYDGELEFK
- the hfq gene encoding RNA chaperone Hfq, with amino-acid sequence MKSINLQDTFLNNLRKNNTFVTVFLLNGFQLKGLVKSYDNFTVLLEVDGKQHLIYKHAISTFSPSKNVAVTSDSDGN
- a CDS encoding trimeric intracellular cation channel family protein; translation: MAWEVFSIIGTIAFAISGAIVAMEEEYDLFGVYLLGIVTAFGGGAVRNILIGLPVSTLWSQEMMFQIAIAAITVFFLVPHHLIKHWNRWGNFTDAIGLSAFAIQGAIYAVSLELPISAVIVAAVLTGSGGGIIRDLLARRKPLVLRDEIYAVWAAGAGLIIGLQLLDGDIYLYALFIAITALRVFSYTKHWKLPVRTLKKLEETKSKSTTIKIDTNNRAHR